The window GCGCGCTGCGGTCGGCGGCGCCCACCGGACGGGCCAGCTCCCGCAGGTGGGTGTAGTAGATGTTGTTGAACCCCTTCACCACCTTGGCCGCCGGCAGGTGCTGTTGCAGCAGCTCGCTGCTGGTGGTCGAGCCGTTGTCGAGCTCCGGGAACTTCCCGTCGCGGTCCGCGTAGTAGTTGTTCGTGTCGATCACTACCTTGCCCGCCAGCGGTTCGACCGGCACGTTGCGGTACGCCTTCAGCGGGATGGTGACGACCACCAGGTCCCCGGCCTCGGCCGCCTCGGCCGGCGTCGCGGCACGGGCCGCCGGCCCGAGTTCGTCGACGAGTTCCCGGAGCGTCTCCGGCCCGCGCGAGTTGCTCAGCACCACGTCGTAGCCGGCGTCGATCGCCAGCCGGGCGACCGTGCCGCCGATCAGTCCGCTGCCGATAAGTCCAACAGTTGTCATGTCTTGGGCCAACCCCGGCCCCGGCGGCGGCATTCCCCGAAGCCCGTGTCCCGTCCGCCACTCCCGGTGCCGGAGCCGACACACCCGTCACCATCGATAACAATCGCATCGATGATCGTTATGGGAAAGGCCTTGCCCAAACCAGGACAAGCCTTCTACTGTCCCGAGAAAGCGCTTGCCCGCCCCGAGCGCCAGCACCGCCCGTACACCCCCACACCGCCCTCGCAGCAGCCCGACGGGACACCCGACCACCGAGGAGGAGTGCCCGTGTCCGACCGCACCGTGGACGACGGCATCGATGTGGCCGCCCCGGTCCGACCGACCGGCGACACCGCCGAGGCCGGCACCGATCCGGCCCCGGCGGCCGACCGACCGGCCGGATCCGCCGCCCGTACCGGCGCGTTGTCACCGCCGGAACACCGTCCCCGCGCCCGCCGCAGCGTCGGCAGCCGGGTCGGTCGGCTGGCCGACGCGCTCTGGCGCCCGGCCCTGCTGCTGGCCGCCCTGTTCGCCGTCTGGTGGTTCGTCGCCGCCCGCGAGTACGTGGCGAACTACCTGGTCCCGACGCCGGGTCAGGTCTGGACCACGATGGTCGACCAGTGGTCGTTCCTGCTCCGCAACACCTACGTCACGCTCTACGAGACGGTCATCGGGTTCGTCCTGGCCGCCCTGCTCGGGCTCGGCACCGCGATCCTGATCGCCTACTCCCCCACCATGGAGAAGGCGCTCTACCCGATCGTGCTCTTCGCCCAGGTCATCCCCAAGATCGCGATCGCCCCGCTGCTGGTGGTCTGGTTCGGGGTCGGCTTCACCCCGAAGATCGTGCTGGCCGTACTGATCGCGTTCTTCCCGGTGGTGATCTCCGGCGTGGCCGGTCTGCGGTCGACCGACCCGGAGCTGATCGACCTCGCCGCCACCATGGGCGCCGGACCGTGGAAGACGTTCCGCCGGATCCGGTTCCCGAACGCCCTGCCGCACCTGATGTCCGGTCTCAAGGTGGCGGTGACGCTGGCCGTGGTCGGCGCCGTGGTCGGTGAGTTCGTCGGCGCCGACGAGGGCCTCGGGTACGTGCTGCTGCTGGCCAACGGGAACCTCGACTCGGCCCTGCTCTTCGCCGACCTGTTCCTGATGTCGCTGATCGGCATCGTGCTCTTCCTCGTCGTCGAGGTGGCCGAGGCACTGCTCATCCCCTGGCACGCCAGCCGCCGCTCCGCCGTACCGCTCACCACGTCCTGATCCCGGCCCACGGACACCACCCATCACCGCACCGTCCCGCGACCCACAGGAGGCGCACCACCATGAGACGTCTCGCGTTCACCGCCGCCGCGTTCCTGCTGCTCGGATCGGTAGCCGCCTGCGGCGGTGCCGACGACGACCAGCCCACCACCGCCGACGGCCGAAAGCAGGTCACGCTCACCCTGAACTGGGTCCCGTACGGCGAGCACGCGCCGTTCTACTACGGGCTGAAGAACGGCTTCTACGAGGCCGAGGGGATCGAGCTGGAAATCAAGCCCGGCGGCGGGTCGGGCAAGACCATCCAGGCGGTGGCCCAGCAGCAGACCGACTTCGGCTGGGCCGACACCCCGCCGATGCTCAAGGCGATCGCCACCGGCATGAAGGTGAAGAGCGTCGGGGTGTTCCTCCAGAAGGGACCGACCTCGATCGAGTTCCTCGCCGACAAGGGGATCAGCAAGCCGGCCGACCTCAAGGGCAAGACCGTCGGCGGCACGCCCGGCGACGCCATCTACGCCACCTTCCCAGCCTGGCTCAAGGCGAACGGGCTGGCCGAGAACGACGTCAAGGTGGTCAACCTGGACGCCGCCGGCAAGGTCGCGGCGCTGGCCGAGGGTCGGGTCGACGCGATCCAGGGCTTCTTCCACGACCAGGCCCCGACGATCGAGGCGAAGACCGGCAAGAAGGTCGACTACCTGCTCTATGCCGACTGGGGCATGAACATGCTCGGCACCGGTGTGGTGGTCAACGAGGCCACCCTGAGCAAGGACCCGGAGCTGGTCAGGGCGTTCGTCCGGGCCACCCAGAAGTCCTGGGCCGAGTCGGCGAAGGACATCCCGGCGGCCACCGACGCGATGGTGGAGCTGGCGGAGAACGAGCCGGCCAAGGACGTACTGGTCAAGCAGCTCACGCTGGCCGTACCACTGCTGGAGCTGACCGGGGGTGCGCCCGGGGTGAACCCGCCGGCGAAGTGGACCGAGACGATCGACCTGATGACCCGGTACGCCGAGCTCAAGGACGCCGGTGGGCCGGAGAAGTACTGGGACAGCAGCTACACCAGCCAGGGATGAGCCGAGGATGACCAGCGCCCCGAGCACCACCGCCACCGGCACCGCAGTCGAGCTGACCGGGCTGACCGTACGGTTCCGGTCCAAGCGGTCGCAGACCACGGCGGTCGAGGACGTGACCCTGCGGGCGGAGCCCGGTGAGTTCGTCACCATCGTCGGCCCCTCCGGCTGCGGCAAGTCGACCCTGCTCAAGATCGTGGCCGGGTTGGTCCGGCCGACCAGCGGGTCGGTCTCGCTGCTCGGGCGGCCGGTCACCAAGCCGCAGCGGGACATCGGGTTCGTGTTCCAGCGCGCGGCCCTGCTGGAGTGGCGCGGCGCCCGCCGCAACATCCTCCTCCAGGCGGAGATGCGCGGGCTGGACCGCAGGCAGGCCGCCCGCCGGGCCGACGAGCTGATCGAGCTGACCGGGCTCACCGGGTTCGAGGACGCCCTGCCGCACGAACTCTCCGGCGGCATGCAGCAACGGGTGGCGCTCTGCCGGGCGTTGCTGCACCAGCCCAGGGTGCTGTTGATGGACGAGCCGTTCGGTGCGCTCGACGCTCTGACCCGCGAGCAGCTCAACACCGAGCTGAACCGGATCTGGCGGGAGACCGGCACCACGATCCTGCTGGTCACCCACTCCATCGCCGAGGCGGTCTTCCTCGGCACCCGGGTCGAGGTGATGAGTCCCAGACCCGGCCGGATCGTCCGTACGCTCCCGGTCGACCTGCCGGTGGAACGCAACTACGCGGCGGTGATGTCCGACCCTCGGTTCGACCGGCTGTCGACCGAGATCCGGGAACTGCTGGGGGCGGGAGCCAACCACTGATCGCGCCGCTGGGCGGGCAGTCCGCCCAACTCGACCCGCCCCGGCGGTGGACCGCCGCCGCCGGGGCCTGGCTGGGGCTGGGTGCCGCCCCGGCCGCCCTCATCCTGGGCGCGGGCATGGCCGACCGGCATCACGGGGCGGTGCCCGTACTGGCGTTCGTGGGTGGGGCGGCGCTGATGGCGTTGCTGCTGTTCGGGCAGGGCGCCCTCGGGGTCCGGCCGCCCTACGGGGAGGGCGGGACGCTGACCGAGGTGGCGCCGCGTTACCTGCCGCCGGCCGGGCGGACCGTACTGAGCGTGGTGCTCGGGGTCGCCATGATCGGCTGGTTCGGCTTCAACGTCGGGTTGGGCGGGGCGTCGCTGTCCACGGTGCTCCGGCTGCCCGGACCGGTCGGCGCGCTGCTGCTGGCGGGGGCGGTGATGGCGGTGTCGTACGCCTCGCCCCGGCTGGGCAACCGGATCGCGGTGGCCACCACGCTGGCCGCCCTCGGCCTGGTCGCGGTCTGCGTGGCCCAACTGCGCCCGGCGTCCGCGCCGGTCACCCTGGCAGCCGGCGGCTGGTCCACCGCCGCCGACGTCGCCGCCATGACCGGGTACGTCTCCGTGTTCGCGCTGCGTGCCCCGGACTTCAGCCGGGGGCTCGCCAGCCGGCGTGACCTGGGCTGGTGCGTGCTGCTGCTGGTGGCACCGGCGGTGGCGGTCGGGGTGGCCGGGGCGGGGGTGTGGCTGCGCACCGGCTCGACCGACGTGGTGGCGGTGCTGGCCGGCACCTCCGGCGTCGCCGCGTACGGCAATCTTTTTGTCACCGCCGCCGTCTTCGCACCGGCTCTGACCACGACGTACTCCGGTGCCCTGGCGTTGCGTGGCGGTTGGCCGGCGCTGTCGTCGACGGCCGGGATGCTCATCGTCGCGGTGCCCGGCGCGGCGCTCGCCGCCGCCCGGTTCGACCGGCTGCTGCTGCCCTGGCTGGCGGTGCTCGCCGCGACCCTGCCGCCGCTGATCGTGCCGATGGCCACCGAGGCGTGGCGGCGCCGACGGGGGCGTCCGCCGAGGACGGTGCCGGTCTGGACCTGGCTGCCGGCGGGCCTGGTCGCGACCGGGCTGACCGCCGCCGGGCTGACGATCGCGGCGGTCACCGGGTTGGCGATCGCGGCCCTGGCCACCGCCGTGCACGTGGGTGCCGGCCGACCCCGAAGGCCATGATCGATTACCGCAATGCCAGAAAGGGCTTTCCCGTTTCTTTGCCGGTACGCGAAAACGTCCGGACCCAACGCCCGACCTTCACACATTGACCATTTCGGATTGGTTACGTACGCTTGATCCGTCGGCGGCAGGAAAGCGCTTTCCATTTATCCGTCCCTATTACCGGGAGCGCCTGCATGAGACGCTTACGATCCATCCCGATCGCCCTGCTCGCGATCACGGCCCTCGTCCTGACCATTGCCCCGGCTCCCGCATCGGCAGCGGCCCGGTTCCGGGTACTGGTCTTCTCGAAGACCACGAACTTCTACCACGACTCGATCCCGGCCGGTGTCGCCGCGATCCAGCAACTCGGTCTCACCCACGACTTCGAGGTCGAGGCGACCACCGACGCGGCCGCGTTCACCGACGCCAACCTGGCCCGGTTCGACGCCCTGGTGTTCAACAACACCAACTCCACCCCGGAGGCCGGTAACCTGCTCAACGCCGCCCAGCGGACCGCCTTCCAGAACTTCGTCCGGCAGGGCGGCGGCTGGGTCGGGCTGCACGCGGCGACCGCGAGCGAGCGCGACTGGACCTGGTACGAGGGCCTGGTCGGCACCATCTTCGACTACCACCCGGACTTCGGCTCCACCGGTGGCGTCTTCCCCGGTCGGATCAAGGTGCTGGACAAGGCGCACCCCTCCACCTCGTCCCTACCGGAACTCTGGGAACGCAGCGAGGAATGGTACAACTGGCGAACCAACCCGACCGGCAAGGTGCACACCCTCGCCCAGATCAAGGTCCGCGACGGGATCAACGGGTTGGACGAAGGCGTCGACCACGCCTATTCCTGGTGCCAGAACTATGACGGCGGTCGATCCTGGTACACCGCCGGCGGGCACGCCTCGTCGTCGTTCAGCGAGCCGAACTTCCTCAATCACCTGCGCGGCGGCATCGAATGGGCGGCCGGCGCGGTGCCCGGCGACTGCGGCGCCACCAAGGCCAGCAACTTCCAGCGGGTGCCCCTGGTCAGCGCCGATCTGGCCGACCCGTTCGAACTGGCCGTGGCGGCGGACCGGCGGGTGTTCTACATCCAGCGCACCGGCGCGGTGAAGGTGATCAACCAGAGCACGCTCGGCGTCACCACCCTGGTCGACTTCGCCTACACCCCGGCCCAGACCAGCCAGTCCGACGGGTTGATCGGGATGACCCTGGACAACAACTTCGCCACCAACAACTGGATCTACCTGCTCTGGTCGGACAAGACGCTCAACCAGCTGAACCTGTCCCGGTTCACGGTCACCGGCAACTCGATCGCCCTGACCAGCGAGAAACGGCTGCTCGTCATCCCCACCTACCGGGGTGAGGGGCGGGCGAACTCGCACATGGGAGGCTCGCTGACCATGGACCGCCAGGGCAACCTGTACGCGGCCACCGGCGACAACACCGACCCGTTCGACTCCAGCGGCTTCACCCCGATCGACGAGCGCAGCGGGCGCCGGGCCTGGGACGCGCAGGCCACCGCCGGCAACACCAACGACCTGCGGGGCAAGATCCTGCGGATCAAGCCGCAGGCCGACGGTACGTACACGGTGCCGACCGGCAACCTGTTCGCGCCCGGCACCGCCCGTACCCGATCCGAGATCTACGCGATGGGCATGCGCAACCCGTTCCGGATCACCGTCGACCCGATCACGAACGCGGTGCTGGTCGCCGACTACGGTCCGGACGCGACCGCCGCGAACCCGAACCGGGGGCCGGAGGGCACGGTCGAGTTCAACCGGATCACCTCCGCCGGCAACTACGGCTGGCCGTACTGCGTCGGCAACAACATCCCGTTCAACGACTACAACTTCGCCACCTCGACCTCGGGGGCGAAGTTCAACTGCTCCGCGCTGGTGAACAACTCGCCGAACAACACCGGCCTGACCAACCTGCCGGCCGCCCGCTCCGCGCTGGTCTGGTACGCGTACTCGGCGTCGGCGCAGTTCCCGGAGGTCGGCACCGGTGGCGGTGGACCGATGGGCGGCCCGTCGTACGACTTCGACCCGGCCAACACCCGCACCACCAAGTTCCCGCAGTACTACGAGGGCAAGTGGATCGTCTACGAGCTGACCCGCAAGTGGTTCAAGACGCTCTCCACGCACACCACCGCACAGACCTTCAGCAACTCCCGGTTCGGTCCGACCGCCGTCGGCGACCTCCAGTCGATCAACGGCGTACTCGGTGACTTCTCCTGGATCCAGCCCTTCGACGCCGAGTTCGGCCCCGACGGTTCGCTCTACGTGATCGACTTCGGGGCCGGCACCGGCAGCGGCCGGGGCGGCACCAACGAGGGCGCGGGCATCTACCGGATCGACTACGTGGCCAGCGGCCGACCGCCGGTGGCGAAGGCGAGCGTCAACCGGGACAGCGGGCCGGCCCCGCTGACCGTCAACTTCTCCAGCGCGGGTTCGGCGTCGGGCGACGGAAACCCGATCAGCTACGCCTGGGACTTCGACGGCAACGGCAGCACCGACTCCACCGCCGCCAACCCGACGTACACGTACACCAACCGGGGCAAGTTCACGGCCAGGCTGACGGTCACCGGCACAGCCGGTACGACCGCGGTGGCCACCACCGAGGTCACGGTCGGCAACACCCGGCCGGTGGTCACTCTGAGCGTGCCGAACGGCGGGTTCTTCGAGTTCGGGGACCGGGTGCCGTACACCGTGACGGTCACCGACCCGGAGGAGGGCACGATCGACTGCTCGAGGGTGATCGTGCAGACCCAGCTCGGGCACGACTCACACGCCCACCCGCTGGACAACTACACCGGTTGCTCCGGGGTGGCGGTCACCGACAGCAGCGCCGGTGACGGGCACGGTCCGGGCCAGAACCTGTTCACCCTGCTCACCGCCCAGTACACCGACGGCGGCGCGACCGGCGGGGTGCCGGCGCTGGTCGGCTCGACCCTGGTCGAGTTGCAGGTGAAGCCCAAGGAGGCCGAGCACTTCGACGGCTCCCACGCCGGCATCCAGGTGCTCGACCGGGCGACCGCAAGGGCCGGCAAGCGCCTCGGCGACATCGACCACAACGAGTGGGTCAGCTACGATCCGGTGAACCTCCAGGGGATCAGCTCGGTGACCGTCGGGGCCAGCTCCGGCAGCACCGGCGGAAACATCGAGTTCCGGTCCGGTTCGCCGACCGGGCAACTGCTCGGCACGGCCACCATCCCCAGCACCGGTGGCTGGGACAACGTCATCTCCCCCACCGTCAACCTGACCAACCCCGGCGGGACCATCAACCTCTACGCCGTCTTCGTCAACCCGGCCCAGGTCGGCGGCACGCCGGACCTGATGTCCGTGGACTGGTTGCGGTTCAACGGGGCCGGCGTCAAACAGGAGAGCGGTACGACGGTGAGCGTCGCCGCCACCCCCACCTCGGGGACGGCGCCTCGGACGGTCGCGTTCACCGGTAACGCCGTTGTCGCCCCGGGTCGGACCATCACCGACTACGCCTGGGACTTCGGCAACAACGCCGCGGTGGTCCACACCGCCAACGCCAGTCACACCTTCACCCGCAAGGGCAGCTACACCGCCCGGTTCACCGTGACCGACAGCAGCGGCGCCACCACGTCGGCGCAGGTCGTCATCACCGTCACCTGACGCACTCCGGTCGTGACGCCGGATCGGAACGGGGCAACCCGTCGAGATCCGGCGTCACCACCGCTGACGGTGATCAGATGGGGATGACGGGGAGCTGATCGACGTCGTCCCCGTACGCCTTCGGTTCCGCCGTGAGGACGTAGGTGGTGTGTGCCATGGCGGCGGCCAGGTCGACGCGTCCGAGGATGCGGGTCCATTCGACGAGGACGCGCCACTCGTCGTCAGGGGTGGTGGTGACAACCGCACAGACATGTTGGCTGAGCAGCAGCAGTCGCGGTGTCTGGTCGTCATCGGCGAGGCGGCTGGCCTCGGCCAGGCACACGGCGGGGATGGCGAACCGTCCGCCTTCGTCGACCACCTCGGCGATCGTTTCGCCGACCGCGATCGAGGTACGGGCGTAGGCGAGGATGGCCGAGGTGTCCAACACCAGTCGGATTGCCCCGGTCACGACGTTGTCCGGCCTACCTTGCGTACCTTGTCCCATCCAGCGGCGGTCATCCTGCCTCGGGCACTCTCGAGCCGCTCCCGGGCCTCACGGCGGCCCTCCTCGGTGAGGTGGAAGCCGTGTGTCGCCAGCAGGCTGGTCGTCTGCTCACGATCCATCCGCTCCCGGACAGCCTCGGCCACGAAGGCGGAGGCGTTCTGCTCTGCTTCGAGGCGCGCCGCGACATCGTCCGGGAGGCTCACGGTCACACGCTGAGTCATACTCGAAGCGTACCTTGTTCATACCCTGGCCGAACAGGGAAAACGCCCCCGACGCGCCGCGAGCTATCGACCCTCTCCCCGTCGCCCCACACCCGAGAAATGAGGGCTGCCGAGCATTTGATGATCATGGAAGGGTCCACGGTTAGCAGCCTTGCCGGGCGCCGCCCACTCATGCGGGAGTGATAATTGTCGTTCGCTTCGCCCTGACCGAGGCTTGACAAGCAGCCGGGTCCGGAGTGGACGATCAAGCGTGAGAATTCTTGTGGTGGGTGGAAGTGGCCTGATCGGTGCCCATGTCGTGGACGTGCTGCGCGAGCGGGGCCACGCTGTGACAACGGTGGCGCGTACCGCCCGTCCGGGTGTTGACCACCTGCTCGATCTTGAGTCCGCCTCGATCGACGACCTGCGACCACTGCTCGCCGGACACGACGGTGTCGTGTACGCCACCCGCTCGGACGAGCAGCGGCCGCTGCCCAAGCCGATCCTTCCGGCGTTCCGCCGGGACATCGTCGAGCCCGTGGTACGCCTGTTCACCGCGGCCCGCCTCGAAGGTCTCAGCCGTGGCGTGATCATGGGCTCGTACTACACCTACTTCGATCGACTGCACCCACAGTGGCGCCTCGCGGACCGCCACACGTACGTCCGATGCCGGCTGGAGCAGGCCCTGGAGGGACGGGCCGCCGCTGGTCCGGAACTACCGGTTGCCGTACTCGAATTGCCCTTCATCTTCGGTCGGGCCGGCGACCGGCTGCCGAACTGGGCCGGTCCGCTGGACCGTTGGGCAAAGTCCCGTTCGCCGCTGGTCGCTCCCGTCGGCGGGAGTGCGGCGGCGGCGGCGCGCAGCGTGGCCGAGATCGCGGTCGACGCCCTGGAAAAGGCCAGCGGTGCGGACATTCCGGTCGCCGACGAGAACCTCACCTGGAACGACATGATCACGCGGATCGCGGAGGCGGTCGGTCGACCCCGCCGGGTCGGTCGCCTGCCCGCCGGAGCCGTACGGGCGTTCCTGCGATTCGGTGGCAGGATGCAGGCCCTCGGCGGCAAGGAATCGGGCATCAACCCCAGCTACTTCGGTGATTTGCTGACCACTGAGCTGTTCATCGAACCGACGACCGGCCGCCCACTGGACCCGGCGCTCCGCGAAACCTTCGCCGACACCGCGTCGGAAACGCAGCACGACCGGGTGCCGCCCTCGGCCTAATCCGAGTATCTCCGAACCTCCGCCGATGCCCGCACCACCGATTCCCTCGACGATCTTGCAGTTGTGGCGCCCGGATCAGGGCACTCATCCGGATTTGTGCCCCACCACAACTGCAAGATCGTCGCCCAGCCTCGGCCATTCCTCGGCGATGCGCAGGTGGGTGCCGCGATCCGGAGCCGACCGTGATCCCGTTCAGGCTGGTGTCGTCCCGCCGCCGAGGGCAACTGTCAAACGTTCCGACCCACCGTCATCGTCGAACGCCAGCGTCAGCGTGCGCGCCTCGTCCGGAGCGCCGGGTTCGAAGACCACGGTTTCCATCCACAGCCCTCCGCGCCGTTCTACGCTGCCGCTGCGGGACCGATACTGCGTTCCCGCATCGTCCCACCCGCGCCACCGTTTCAATCGGACCTGCATCCTGTCCAGCGAACCCGGATCGCGGGTGTCGGTGCCGGCATACGCCAGCCTTACCACGAACATCGTCGACCAGCGTTCCAGGCTGATCAGAGTGGCGGGCACCGCATCAGGCATTGGCGTGCGACCGGCCAG of the Micromonospora sp. NBC_01796 genome contains:
- a CDS encoding ABC transporter substrate-binding protein, producing MRRLAFTAAAFLLLGSVAACGGADDDQPTTADGRKQVTLTLNWVPYGEHAPFYYGLKNGFYEAEGIELEIKPGGGSGKTIQAVAQQQTDFGWADTPPMLKAIATGMKVKSVGVFLQKGPTSIEFLADKGISKPADLKGKTVGGTPGDAIYATFPAWLKANGLAENDVKVVNLDAAGKVAALAEGRVDAIQGFFHDQAPTIEAKTGKKVDYLLYADWGMNMLGTGVVVNEATLSKDPELVRAFVRATQKSWAESAKDIPAATDAMVELAENEPAKDVLVKQLTLAVPLLELTGGAPGVNPPAKWTETIDLMTRYAELKDAGGPEKYWDSSYTSQG
- a CDS encoding ABC transporter permease, whose translation is MSDRTVDDGIDVAAPVRPTGDTAEAGTDPAPAADRPAGSAARTGALSPPEHRPRARRSVGSRVGRLADALWRPALLLAALFAVWWFVAAREYVANYLVPTPGQVWTTMVDQWSFLLRNTYVTLYETVIGFVLAALLGLGTAILIAYSPTMEKALYPIVLFAQVIPKIAIAPLLVVWFGVGFTPKIVLAVLIAFFPVVISGVAGLRSTDPELIDLAATMGAGPWKTFRRIRFPNALPHLMSGLKVAVTLAVVGAVVGEFVGADEGLGYVLLLANGNLDSALLFADLFLMSLIGIVLFLVVEVAEALLIPWHASRRSAVPLTTS
- a CDS encoding NAD-dependent epimerase/dehydratase family protein, producing MRILVVGGSGLIGAHVVDVLRERGHAVTTVARTARPGVDHLLDLESASIDDLRPLLAGHDGVVYATRSDEQRPLPKPILPAFRRDIVEPVVRLFTAARLEGLSRGVIMGSYYTYFDRLHPQWRLADRHTYVRCRLEQALEGRAAAGPELPVAVLELPFIFGRAGDRLPNWAGPLDRWAKSRSPLVAPVGGSAAAAARSVAEIAVDALEKASGADIPVADENLTWNDMITRIAEAVGRPRRVGRLPAGAVRAFLRFGGRMQALGGKESGINPSYFGDLLTTELFIEPTTGRPLDPALRETFADTASETQHDRVPPSA
- a CDS encoding NADPH-dependent F420 reductase; the protein is MTTVGLIGSGLIGGTVARLAIDAGYDVVLSNSRGPETLRELVDELGPAARAATPAEAAEAGDLVVVTIPLKAYRNVPVEPLAGKVVIDTNNYYADRDGKFPELDNGSTTSSELLQQHLPAAKVVKGFNNIYYTHLRELARPVGAADRSALAIAGDDPAAKATVTAFFDAIGYDTVDAGPLAEGRRFEPGSKAYGGTYAGGSTDFWQVSGVPLDADALRALLA
- a CDS encoding ThuA domain-containing protein, translated to MRRLRSIPIALLAITALVLTIAPAPASAAARFRVLVFSKTTNFYHDSIPAGVAAIQQLGLTHDFEVEATTDAAAFTDANLARFDALVFNNTNSTPEAGNLLNAAQRTAFQNFVRQGGGWVGLHAATASERDWTWYEGLVGTIFDYHPDFGSTGGVFPGRIKVLDKAHPSTSSLPELWERSEEWYNWRTNPTGKVHTLAQIKVRDGINGLDEGVDHAYSWCQNYDGGRSWYTAGGHASSSFSEPNFLNHLRGGIEWAAGAVPGDCGATKASNFQRVPLVSADLADPFELAVAADRRVFYIQRTGAVKVINQSTLGVTTLVDFAYTPAQTSQSDGLIGMTLDNNFATNNWIYLLWSDKTLNQLNLSRFTVTGNSIALTSEKRLLVIPTYRGEGRANSHMGGSLTMDRQGNLYAATGDNTDPFDSSGFTPIDERSGRRAWDAQATAGNTNDLRGKILRIKPQADGTYTVPTGNLFAPGTARTRSEIYAMGMRNPFRITVDPITNAVLVADYGPDATAANPNRGPEGTVEFNRITSAGNYGWPYCVGNNIPFNDYNFATSTSGAKFNCSALVNNSPNNTGLTNLPAARSALVWYAYSASAQFPEVGTGGGGPMGGPSYDFDPANTRTTKFPQYYEGKWIVYELTRKWFKTLSTHTTAQTFSNSRFGPTAVGDLQSINGVLGDFSWIQPFDAEFGPDGSLYVIDFGAGTGSGRGGTNEGAGIYRIDYVASGRPPVAKASVNRDSGPAPLTVNFSSAGSASGDGNPISYAWDFDGNGSTDSTAANPTYTYTNRGKFTARLTVTGTAGTTAVATTEVTVGNTRPVVTLSVPNGGFFEFGDRVPYTVTVTDPEEGTIDCSRVIVQTQLGHDSHAHPLDNYTGCSGVAVTDSSAGDGHGPGQNLFTLLTAQYTDGGATGGVPALVGSTLVELQVKPKEAEHFDGSHAGIQVLDRATARAGKRLGDIDHNEWVSYDPVNLQGISSVTVGASSGSTGGNIEFRSGSPTGQLLGTATIPSTGGWDNVISPTVNLTNPGGTINLYAVFVNPAQVGGTPDLMSVDWLRFNGAGVKQESGTTVSVAATPTSGTAPRTVAFTGNAVVAPGRTITDYAWDFGNNAAVVHTANASHTFTRKGSYTARFTVTDSSGATTSAQVVITVT
- a CDS encoding ABC transporter ATP-binding protein — its product is MTSAPSTTATGTAVELTGLTVRFRSKRSQTTAVEDVTLRAEPGEFVTIVGPSGCGKSTLLKIVAGLVRPTSGSVSLLGRPVTKPQRDIGFVFQRAALLEWRGARRNILLQAEMRGLDRRQAARRADELIELTGLTGFEDALPHELSGGMQQRVALCRALLHQPRVLLMDEPFGALDALTREQLNTELNRIWRETGTTILLVTHSIAEAVFLGTRVEVMSPRPGRIVRTLPVDLPVERNYAAVMSDPRFDRLSTEIRELLGAGANH